The Myroides phaeus DNA segment TACAGTAATGATTGCAGCAGACCACCAAATTGGACAAGCTGAATTGTTATTCGCTAAGATTGAAGATGAAGAGATTCAAAAACAATTAGACCGCTTAGAAGCTTCTAAAAAAGCTAATGCTGCTGAGAACAAAAAAGTAGAAGAACAAAAAGAAACTGCAACGTTTGAAGACTTCGCAAAATTAGACTTAAGAGTCGGGACTATTCTTGAAGCAGAAAAAATGCCTAAAGCAAATAAACTTTTAGTTTTAAAAGTAGATACTGGATTAGATGTTAGAACTATTGTTTCTGGTATTGCTGAACATTTCTCTCCTGAAGAAGTTATTGGAAAAAAAGTTACTGTTCTTGCTAACTTAGCTCCAAGAAAATTAAGAGGAGTTGAAAGTCAAGGTATGATTTTAATGACTGAAGATCCTGATGGAAAATTAGTTTTCGTAAATCCTGATAATGATACTGTGAAAAACGGTTCAACAATAAACTAAATAATAAAAGCGGTTATCTGATGTAGATAACCGCTTTTTTTTCTTTACGAAAGACATTTTTGAATTATTCAAACTCACTTGCCTTTTCTAAGAACAACATATCTTCTATAGACAACTTCAAAGAAGTTGCTTTAATAATACTTTCTAATTGTTTAGCATTCGTAGCACTCACAATTGGTGTACTAATATCTGGTTTGTGAATTTGCCAAGCTATTGCAACCTCTGCTATTTGTGCTTGATATCGATTTGCTACAACAGACAAAGATTCTATAATACGAAGGCCTCTTTCATTTAGATAACCTTTTACCATTTCTTTACGCTGGCTGTTACTTATATCTTCTTGCGTTTTATACTTCCCTGTTAAGAAACCACTTGCTAACGCAAAATAGCTCATTACAGCAAGGCTTTCTTCCTTAACCAAGGGTAAGTACTCTTTTTCATATTTCTCTCTATCATAGAGGTTATATAAGGGCTGAATAGCTATATACTTAGTCCATCCTTTCTCTTTACACAATTCATTCGCTGCCTTAATGCGATTTACTTCAAGATTTGAAGCTCCCAAATAACGTACTTTTCCTTCTCGCACTAAATCATTAAAAATAGACATGGTTTCCTCTTGAGAAACATTCAAGTCATCATGATGAGCAAAATATAGATCAATATAGTCAGTGTTCAACCTTCTTAATGAGGATTCTACTCCCATTCTAATATTATCTCTACTAAGTCCTCGTTGAACATCTTTCATACTTCCTCCTACCTTAGTTGATAAAACTATATTGTGACGCTTTTTAGACTCCTTAAACCATTTACCTATTATTGCTTCAGACTCTCCTCCAACATTACCAGGTGCCCAATGAGAATAGTTATTTGATGTATCAATAAAAGTCAATCCTTTTTCTTGAAGTTCATCTAACATTCTCAAAGACTCCTTTTCATTTATTGTCCATCCAAATACATTCCCACCAAAACACAATTCTGGTACTTCTAAGTCACTTTCACCTAATTTTAATCTATTCATCTTTTTATCTAACAATTCATTTTTAAAGGTAAAACTTTTAAAAAACTTAACGCATAAAAAAAGAGCTAATCATATGATTAGCTCTTTTAAAATATATTATAAAATTCTTATTAGAAGTTATAACGTAATGTTACGTTCCATGTTCTACCATTTCCGAAATAAACCTCGTTTGCAGTATCTACACCTTTCCAATTTACATTATTCGCTTTTGAATCACCACTATGAATATTAGTTCTTGAATAAGAAATATAAGTAGTATCAAAAACGTTATTAACATTCACGCGCATAGAAACACTA contains these protein-coding regions:
- a CDS encoding aldo/keto reductase, with the translated sequence MNRLKLGESDLEVPELCFGGNVFGWTINEKESLRMLDELQEKGLTFIDTSNNYSHWAPGNVGGESEAIIGKWFKESKKRHNIVLSTKVGGSMKDVQRGLSRDNIRMGVESSLRRLNTDYIDLYFAHHDDLNVSQEETMSIFNDLVREGKVRYLGASNLEVNRIKAANELCKEKGWTKYIAIQPLYNLYDREKYEKEYLPLVKEESLAVMSYFALASGFLTGKYKTQEDISNSQRKEMVKGYLNERGLRIIESLSVVANRYQAQIAEVAIAWQIHKPDISTPIVSATNAKQLESIIKATSLKLSIEDMLFLEKASEFE